Below is a window of Scylla paramamosain isolate STU-SP2022 chromosome 39, ASM3559412v1, whole genome shotgun sequence DNA.
GGATTAAGTTAAGTTGATGATAGTTCCCTTTAATCACCAAACCATCACACATTTCCATTGTCTTTGTATTCcagtcacattctctctctctctctctctctctctctctctctctctctctctctctctctctctctctctctctctctctctctctctctctctctctgcttctatcATTTCTAGTATGTGGATTTAGTTAAGTTCATTATAGTTCCCTTTAATTACCAATCCATCAGACATATCCCTTGTCTTTATATTCCAGTCACatatctctctttcatctctgcctCTATCACTTCTTTTAATATGTGGATTAAGTTAAATTCATTATAGATCCCTTTAATTACCAAATCATcacatctttctcttccctttgtaCTCCAGCCACTTATATCAATCCATCTCTCCCCTTACAGTTACTCACAGTCGTCCCAAGATCAAACTGCCTCAGCCTAGTGTATTGTGACGCCCAGACGCTGCGATTCACTAAGTACATCAATGCCTCTTGCCTGGAACTGGGTACCAAGGATTCCCACTACCACTCCATGTCTTGTGTTTACTATGAGTGATTGGCTGGCTGTtgggaggatgtgtgtgtgtgtgtgtgtgtgtgtgtgtgttttgaaaggatGGCTGGGTGTTGGGAGAGCTagggaaggtgtgtgtatgtgtttgtgtgtgttttaggaaaggaaggatggaagactgtgtgtgtgtgtgtgtgtgtgtgtgtgtgtgtgtgtgtgcatatttacctagttgtgctttatgtgtgtgtgtgtttgtgtttaggaTGTGTATATGCATGTTTGGAAGGGTGTGTGATCTTGGGAGTATgtatgtgtggagagagagagagagagaatgtgtgtgtgtgtgaccaatTCCTAAACAGTCAAGATGAAATGACGCAGGGTTTAAGAATGCAGCCTTGAGTCATGACCTTGCAATTCATTGTGATGATAAATGTAAGACTAAGTTATTAGTGGCATTAGATTTAGTTCAGTTTGCTGTTGACTCTGTAATGGCAAATGCTAATGTGATCCAACTCTTTATAATGAAGTTGAGCTATTGTTATTGATGCTGTGAAGTAAAGAATCATTTGCAATTGAacatatcttttatttatttttcttccctcagaTAACTTCCCAGATTTTCACCACAGACACATTTCTTCATAAATTAAACACTGTACACAACACATAATTCAACACATTGCAGtacacaaaacaccacaagaAAAATTACTCGGTATATGCAAGTAAGTGACAGATCATTGGTAACTGACAAAGGTTAGTATCCCAAATATAACCTGCATTTTTATAATCCTGAATAAAGTTCATTTGAAACACAGCAATACTGATGATAATACTGAACAACAGAGAGGGGATGGAGCAAATAGAGGAGGATGCTCAACTGAGAACACCAATACTTCTATAAAACAGCAAGTCATGAGTTTGTTACAACATTTTAGTTACCTCCActtacatatttctctctctctctctctctctctctctctctctctctctctctctctctctctctctctctctctctctctctctctctctctcaaaccatcGGTATCTTATCAATATCAGGtaagacaaataaatactaccactactactactacttatactacttttctatcaataaataaagtctactgctactactactactgctattaatcttttatcctgtccttccttccataaATAagcacaaatatacatacactactaccactactactactaccaccacaacacatcaccttactactactatctcttaTCATCTGGTCCCTCCTTCGTGGTACTTGGCATAAAATTAATCCTTCTCGACAACACAGCAACTTGAGTCTTCCCAGTCTTCTgtgtcttcttccctcttcctttatcatccATCCTATCATCACTTGACCCCCTCTTAGTTCCCAGTTCCAAGCCTGAGTCAGTCCAGGTAAATATattcttctctgcctccttgCTGGTCTTCTTGGTCTTTGCATTGgtctctgtttggtctgtgggCTTCTTGTGGGTCCTGGTACTTGCGTGGAGGTACACCCGTTTGTATgtgttcctgtctctctcctcctgctctcttttCTTCCGCCCTCGCTCACACCGAGTctgttcctgcttctccttggCGCGGTTTGATGCCATTGCCCCTGTTTTTGAAAGGTTAGTTAGTGTAATTAGTGTGCAATATCCCTagtgttactgttattactacccttcttactactactactactactaatactaatcttggtatttttttctttcttgcttctccttGGTGAAATATGATGCCATTGTTCCAGTTTTCTTAAAGGTTTGTGGAGTTAGTGTATAATATCTCTCAttaatactgttgttgttattatctttcttactattatgttcttcttcctttcttttttgcttctttgtGAGGTTTGATGCCAAGGCTCCTGTTTGTGAAAGGTTAGTCAGTGTGGTTAGTGTGTAATACCCataattagtattattattgttactacccTCGTTACTGttgccactactattactactgtcttcactttctttcttctttcttgattctCCTTGACACAGTTTGATGGCAAGGCTCCGGTTGTTTCAAAGATTAGTGTGCAATGGCCCTAATGcctactattattactgataCTATTCCCACTACTAGTaaattatgaaagaaactgTATTACTCAAGAAATTAGACACCTCTATTTACCCACCAAATACCTTGAGAATACAGTCACTtgccaaaaaatatatattcagaaGCAAActctatgatgaaaaaaattgcATCTTCACCCATCACACACCCCGAGAAcagtcacacacatacacacacacacacacacacacacacacacacacacacacacacacacacacacacaccaagaaacAGTACTACCCAAGCTTTATATTCACCCATCCAGTCACTACAGTCAACATTCAAACACCCACCAAGAAATGTTACGCAAGACACTGTGAGTAGATTTATCCACCAAAATAACTTGAAAACAACCACTCACTCACCAAAGACTGTATGTAATGAACTGTATTATCCCATACATTTAAAATTTATCCATCAAATACCTTAAGATTACAGCcactcactcaaaaaaaaactgcatgtaACAAACTGCATTACCACACAAActttacaaatttttttttcttctttgccttaATCCCTAATATGGTTGGCCACTCTTATATGTTGCTGCCAATACTTTGTCTTgtatatcctcttcctccagcccCAGTTGTCTCATCTCTCTGAATTCCATCTCTCCACCTAAGCCTTTGTCTTCCCCTAGTTCTTTCCTCTACTTGGCTCCTCTGTGCCACATTCACAAGATCATTCTCTTTACATTTATCCATCAAATAACTTAACTCAAGGCAGCAAAGCACTATTACCAAGGAGAGAGTACCCATATTCACCCATTCAGTAATTTGAGTCAGCAATCAGGACAAGAAAATAACGGGTTCACGACTAATAAAGTTAGATCTGAGAAAATTAAGAAGGGATCACATGGAGGTCCTTAAGTGGTTGAGGAGATAATAAGGGTGACATAaccaaaattctcagggtcagtaatcaggagagaacaagaaataatgggtaccAAACTTTACCAGATAAAAACAGTTTCATCCTTACAAATAAGTAACACAGCAGTAACACTCACAAATTCCCCCCAAGAGGATCAGCCACTGCTCACCCATGGCTACCAGCCAGCTGTCATGCATAccacttaatctaacctaatgaaactaacttaatgtaaccaaactaacctaacctaaccaactaacctaacctaacctaaccaaaccaacctAACCCAGAAGTGAGTGAGCTTgcttcctcaaaaaaaaaaaaaaaaaaaaaaaaaaaaaaacagataaatcttTGAAAATCACTACCAGCATCATAAATAATTTTCAGTGGGtacctatgtatggtgttcagATTACACAGAATGAGCACTTCTATCTGAtgagaaaggtaaggaaagtcATGCTGAGTCTGGTGAAAGACtgaaataataccaaaaaacaATCTACCCATTTCCTGAAGACCTTTGtagagtaaagaaataaattaataaataaaaatctttaaaaaatcaCCCACCAAGCAGAGTGTTATGCAGGAACGTCTT
It encodes the following:
- the LOC135092070 gene encoding protein POLR1D-like isoform X1, which codes for MVTDDELSRLAEEALLREAQRGAQRARECGPSGWMKSRLPSTNKTFLHNTLLGAMASNRAKEKQEQTRCERGRKKREQEERDRNTYKRVYLHASTRTHKKPTDQTETNAKTKKTSKEAEKNIFTWTDSGLELGTKRGSSDDRMDDKGRGKKTQKTGKTQVAVLSRRINFMPSTTKEGPDDKR
- the LOC135092070 gene encoding uncharacterized protein LOC135092070 isoform X2, which codes for MKSRLPSTNKTFLHNTLLGAMASNRAKEKQEQTRCERGRKKREQEERDRNTYKRVYLHASTRTHKKPTDQTETNAKTKKTSKEAEKNIFTWTDSGLELGTKRGSSDDRMDDKGRGKKTQKTGKTQVAVLSRRINFMPSTTKEGPDDKR